The Bdellovibrionales bacterium genome has a window encoding:
- a CDS encoding response regulator, whose amino-acid sequence MMSSTPSFGPSQSIYKLRSLQLNKAKRVLFIEDDEDFGDLMQPCIEQILQCQVTRATDPYEAINHFMDGYFDLIILDWNLPDMNGIEALKRAEAVLSTEPEIPLKWEQGKVPVIVLSGIDRSKTKELDSVYFRTLGFVSKKQGLKEMLEELKAKGNQTSGRR is encoded by the coding sequence ATGATGTCATCAACTCCGTCTTTCGGACCATCACAAAGCATTTACAAACTTAGAAGTTTACAGCTGAATAAAGCCAAAAGAGTTTTATTCATTGAAGATGATGAGGATTTCGGCGATTTGATGCAGCCATGTATAGAACAAATTCTTCAGTGCCAAGTCACTCGCGCAACGGATCCTTACGAGGCGATCAACCACTTTATGGATGGATATTTTGATTTGATTATTCTCGATTGGAATCTTCCGGACATGAATGGGATCGAAGCGCTCAAACGCGCAGAAGCGGTTCTCTCGACGGAACCTGAAATTCCCTTAAAGTGGGAGCAGGGGAAAGTGCCGGTGATCGTTCTCTCGGGCATTGATCGCAGTAAGACGAAAGAACTGGACAGCGTTTATTTTAGGACCCTCGGATTTGTTTCGAAGAAACAGGGTTTAAAAGAAATGCTGGAAGAGTTAAAAGCTAAAGGGAATCAAACTTCGGGTCGTCGATAA
- a CDS encoding DUF1328 domain-containing protein, whose protein sequence is MLRAALAFFVIGLVAMIFGVSGIAGMSLEIGQTLLYVFLVLAIISFLVSLFRGGSPRNIP, encoded by the coding sequence ATGTTAAGAGCCGCGTTAGCTTTCTTTGTTATTGGTCTGGTCGCCATGATTTTTGGTGTTTCAGGAATTGCTGGAATGTCTTTAGAGATTGGACAGACCCTATTATATGTATTTTTGGTATTAGCGATTATCAGTTTCCTCGTCTCTCTGTTTAGAGGTGGAAGCCCACGCAATATTCCCTAG
- a CDS encoding sigma-54 dependent transcriptional regulator, whose amino-acid sequence MGQILLIEDDADLADIIAGFMRQKGHTTIKFDNSEKALEDIVKQKVTGDIILTDLKMPGLSGFELIKKLHEQAIQIPIIVMTSHKTVESAVEAVEVGAFDFVVKPLHFPQLYISIERAIHFSRLKDENKTLKSVIQIKEGTEVSEIKGKSTEFLKVLDLARRVAKSKANVFITGESGTGKEVIAKAIHHMSDRKKKPFVAINCSAIPEHLLESELFGHAKGAFTGASDKKVGLFEEAEGGTLFLDEIGDMSLQLQAKLLRVLQERKVRRVGENQSRNIDVRVLSATHKDLVKEIKTGKFREDLFFRLRVIPISIPPLRERKDDILPLTEFFLKKYSALNEKPTPKLSKETTEWLMQNSWKGNVRELENTIERAVVLCQNSTINVEDFIDLEWNTQPSSADSSSNFLFDSNKNLTIDQLVKQYIQAVLKKNKGAKDKTAKDLDIDRKTLYRKLQEIETETGALNYDARL is encoded by the coding sequence ATGGGACAAATACTTTTGATCGAAGACGATGCAGACTTGGCTGATATCATCGCAGGCTTTATGCGCCAAAAGGGCCACACCACGATTAAGTTTGATAACTCGGAAAAAGCCCTCGAGGACATCGTGAAGCAAAAAGTCACTGGCGATATCATCCTCACAGATTTAAAAATGCCGGGACTCTCTGGATTTGAATTGATCAAAAAACTTCACGAACAAGCCATCCAAATTCCCATCATCGTTATGACATCTCATAAGACGGTCGAAAGCGCCGTGGAGGCCGTAGAAGTGGGCGCATTTGACTTCGTCGTCAAACCACTTCACTTCCCACAGCTCTACATTTCTATCGAGAGAGCGATACATTTCTCTCGACTTAAAGACGAAAATAAAACTTTAAAATCTGTGATCCAAATTAAAGAGGGTACGGAAGTTTCAGAGATCAAAGGAAAGAGTACAGAGTTCCTCAAAGTTCTCGATCTTGCTCGTCGAGTCGCGAAAAGCAAAGCCAACGTATTTATTACCGGAGAGAGCGGTACTGGAAAAGAAGTGATCGCAAAAGCCATTCATCATATGAGCGATCGCAAGAAGAAACCCTTTGTTGCGATCAATTGCTCGGCCATTCCCGAACACCTATTAGAGTCGGAGCTCTTTGGACATGCCAAGGGCGCCTTTACCGGTGCTTCAGACAAAAAAGTCGGACTTTTCGAAGAGGCGGAGGGTGGCACTCTCTTTCTTGATGAAATCGGAGATATGAGCCTTCAGCTCCAGGCCAAGTTGCTTCGCGTGCTCCAGGAACGTAAAGTTCGCCGTGTGGGCGAGAACCAGTCGCGCAATATTGACGTTCGCGTGCTCTCCGCCACCCACAAAGACCTCGTCAAAGAAATTAAAACGGGTAAATTCCGCGAGGATTTATTCTTTAGATTGCGAGTCATCCCGATTTCGATCCCACCGCTCCGGGAGCGTAAAGATGATATTTTGCCTTTGACTGAATTCTTTCTTAAGAAATATTCAGCTCTCAATGAAAAACCTACACCTAAACTCAGCAAAGAGACGACGGAGTGGTTAATGCAGAACAGCTGGAAAGGAAATGTCAGAGAGCTAGAGAATACGATTGAAAGAGCCGTGGTCCTGTGTCAAAACTCTACGATAAACGTAGAAGACTTTATTGATTTAGAGTGGAATACGCAGCCTTCATCCGCAGACTCTTCGTCCAATTTTTTATTCGACTCGAATAAAAATTTGACAATAGATCAGCTGGTTAAGCAATATATCCAGGCAGTCCTCAAGAAAAATAAGGGCGCTAAGGATAAAACTGCAAAGGACTTAGATATCGATCGCAAGACTCTTTACAGAAAGTTGCAAGAGATTGAAACGGAAACCGGAGCACTCAACTATGATGCAAGATTATAA
- a CDS encoding Hpt domain-containing protein → MMQDYNLIDPKALSKYVERRQGDADNCVKALLSGDFKFIAEVAHKIKGNGTTFGYPELSQLGERLEVVALQGDKEGLSQCLSEFQKWIDTTKKSI, encoded by the coding sequence ATGATGCAAGATTATAATCTGATTGATCCCAAAGCGCTCAGCAAATACGTTGAGCGCCGACAAGGCGACGCAGACAATTGTGTTAAAGCTCTTCTCAGTGGAGATTTTAAGTTTATCGCTGAGGTTGCGCATAAAATCAAAGGCAACGGAACCACTTTTGGCTACCCGGAGCTTTCTCAACTTGGAGAAAGACTGGAAGTTGTGGCTCTTCAAGGAGACAAAGAGGGACTTTCTCAGTGCCTGAGCGAATTCCAAAAATGGATAGATACCACCAAGAAATCAATCTGA
- a CDS encoding response regulator yields MNVLFIEDSPSDFFLIGRTLKKSYTIEAYEQATSEAELLIKLGSRDWDVVLSDFNLPGFSAHKALDLVREKDKNIPFILVSGAIGEEATVDILKAGANDVVIKSNLARLPISIDKVLWERKILERESEAQKEKEAAVKAREEMLAIVSHDLRNPLAAIQLNAEAMIKSLNADPHLSAGSMDNNIKAILRTSRRMNGLISDILDKVRIDAGTLVLNKKKRNLKIFIQDFYQIFEPLAREKDIKFSLDTENVDHVVKIDFDRVFQILSNLLGNALKFTPPYGKVSLAFRIQSGHLNINVIDSGIGIDQESLNRIFDKYWQDKMNKRLGVGLGLAIVKELVLAHDGSIDVESQPGKGTNFKIIIPDVIVTQSTSAENVTKMEGRKDLLLVEDDDDLREVLEFNLKSLKYNVMAFSNGKDAIDAITLQASPPHLIILDYRLPDMSGGEIANAVRDKFPQVFMPVIFLSAETHLDSIAMNYEATAFLTKPLSFKDLENLIDEISD; encoded by the coding sequence GTGAACGTCCTATTTATCGAAGATTCGCCATCTGATTTTTTCCTCATTGGGAGAACGCTCAAGAAGTCTTACACGATTGAGGCTTACGAGCAGGCGACAAGCGAGGCTGAACTTCTCATAAAACTCGGTAGTCGCGATTGGGACGTCGTACTTTCTGACTTTAATTTGCCTGGATTTAGCGCGCACAAGGCGCTCGATCTTGTGCGGGAAAAAGATAAAAACATTCCATTTATTCTTGTTTCCGGAGCTATTGGTGAAGAGGCTACGGTAGATATTCTTAAGGCGGGAGCCAATGACGTCGTGATCAAATCAAATTTGGCTCGACTTCCCATCTCCATCGATAAAGTTCTCTGGGAGCGAAAGATCTTAGAAAGAGAATCAGAGGCGCAAAAGGAAAAAGAAGCTGCGGTGAAGGCTCGTGAGGAGATGCTGGCCATTGTTTCTCATGATTTACGAAACCCGTTAGCCGCCATTCAGCTCAATGCCGAGGCGATGATTAAATCTCTCAACGCAGATCCTCATCTTTCCGCGGGCAGCATGGATAATAACATTAAGGCGATCTTGCGAACGTCTCGACGTATGAATGGTCTAATTTCGGATATCTTAGATAAAGTCAGAATTGATGCGGGCACCTTGGTGCTCAATAAGAAAAAAAGAAATTTAAAAATCTTTATCCAGGATTTTTACCAAATTTTTGAGCCGCTGGCTCGCGAGAAAGACATCAAATTCTCTCTCGACACTGAGAATGTGGATCACGTGGTCAAAATTGATTTCGACCGGGTTTTTCAAATTCTTTCGAATCTTCTCGGGAATGCTCTCAAGTTTACGCCGCCGTATGGAAAAGTTTCGCTCGCTTTTAGGATTCAAAGTGGCCATTTAAATATCAACGTTATCGATTCTGGAATTGGAATTGATCAAGAATCCCTCAATCGAATTTTTGATAAGTACTGGCAGGATAAGATGAACAAGCGCTTGGGGGTAGGCCTAGGGTTAGCGATTGTAAAAGAGCTTGTGTTGGCTCATGACGGATCTATTGATGTGGAAAGTCAGCCGGGTAAGGGTACTAATTTTAAGATTATCATTCCTGATGTCATCGTCACCCAGTCCACGTCCGCAGAGAATGTCACTAAAATGGAAGGGCGTAAGGATCTTCTTTTGGTGGAGGATGATGATGATCTGAGAGAGGTCTTAGAATTCAATTTAAAGAGCTTAAAATACAATGTGATGGCATTTAGTAATGGGAAGGATGCCATTGATGCCATTACCTTGCAGGCGTCTCCTCCCCATTTAATTATCTTGGATTATCGTCTGCCCGATATGTCTGGTGGCGAAATCGCAAATGCGGTGAGAGATAAGTTCCCTCAGGTTTTTATGCCGGTCATTTTTTTATCTGCGGAAACGCATCTGGACTCAATTGCGATGAATTATGAGGCTACAGCTTTCTTAACGAAGCCTCTTAGTTTTAAAGATCTTGAGAATTTAATCGACGAAATTTCAGATTGA
- a CDS encoding response regulator: MLKEKIILLVEDNQQDEILTIRALQKNNILNKVDVVRDGQEALDYIFRQGKYTHLENEPLPQFVLLDLKLPKLDGIEVLRAVRSNPKTKRLPVVILTTSSEDKDVCAGYDLGANSYVLKPVDFDKFMVAVNNLGMYWLVLNQGPEKESL, encoded by the coding sequence ATGCTTAAAGAAAAAATAATCTTACTTGTTGAGGACAATCAACAGGATGAAATCTTAACCATCCGGGCACTGCAAAAGAATAATATTCTCAACAAAGTGGATGTGGTTCGAGATGGGCAAGAGGCTCTCGATTATATTTTTCGACAAGGGAAATACACTCACCTCGAAAACGAACCGCTTCCTCAGTTTGTTCTTTTGGATCTCAAATTGCCTAAGCTTGATGGCATTGAGGTTTTGCGAGCCGTGCGGAGTAATCCTAAGACCAAAAGACTTCCGGTGGTGATTTTAACCACCTCGAGCGAAGATAAAGATGTGTGCGCTGGCTATGATCTGGGAGCCAATTCTTACGTCCTTAAGCCCGTTGATTTTGATAAATTTATGGTGGCCGTCAACAATTTAGGAATGTATTGGTTGGTCCTCAACCAGGGGCCTGAGAAAGAGAGTCTGTGA
- a CDS encoding CHASE3 domain-containing protein: protein MPGPLPDENYGLLKNDLSRSLIFSIGSTIAAMGLLAIFFVYQINSLIWLAEEADQSHLVVRRSINTEKTLIDMETGVRGYYITNNPVFLEPFERGEKVYREKIESLKQLTAQKPMIKDNVYLIDSLVGEWLKLQKQTIFDERGQPRRVSEKEASENEVKGKVIMDKVRESSQNVINSETEVYQDLKEKTTHNAQMVIIYGLGIGLLFSAFLIWNLRKQIITLFNVFNSNLLKLQSAQTEIVELNSNLEIKVSERTALLKATTDELEAFSYSVSHDLRAPLRGIDGFSLALIEDYTHVLDDTGKSYLNFIREGVQKMGYLIDDLLRLSRINRSNLDFSEFDIAELFKEVISSSHNSLDFQTRTPEFEIRVMGKHLVSADRALMKIAIENLVSNAIKYSSKAEKPKVIFGEQETESGPVFFVQDNGVGFDMQYYSKLFGAFQRLHLNKEFKGSGIGLATVKRVLQRHGGDVWAEAAVGEGATFYFRLPAHAYTEIAKEDKSAGEAYA from the coding sequence ATGCCGGGTCCGTTGCCCGATGAAAATTATGGTTTACTTAAAAATGATCTCAGTCGATCGCTTATTTTTTCGATTGGTTCGACGATCGCCGCTATGGGACTTTTGGCGATCTTCTTTGTTTATCAAATCAACTCGCTGATTTGGTTAGCCGAGGAGGCCGACCAAAGCCATCTGGTGGTTCGTCGAAGTATCAATACCGAGAAGACTCTCATTGATATGGAGACCGGTGTCCGAGGATATTACATCACAAATAATCCAGTGTTTCTCGAGCCCTTTGAGCGGGGAGAGAAGGTCTATCGCGAGAAGATAGAAAGCCTTAAGCAACTGACGGCTCAGAAGCCCATGATCAAAGACAATGTTTATTTGATCGACAGTTTGGTGGGAGAGTGGCTTAAGCTCCAAAAGCAAACGATATTCGACGAGCGAGGTCAGCCCCGTCGTGTCTCCGAAAAAGAAGCCTCGGAGAACGAAGTTAAGGGTAAGGTTATAATGGATAAGGTGAGGGAAAGCTCTCAAAACGTGATCAATTCCGAGACCGAAGTGTACCAAGACCTTAAGGAGAAAACGACACATAATGCTCAAATGGTGATCATCTATGGGCTTGGGATTGGTTTATTGTTTTCGGCGTTTTTGATATGGAACTTACGAAAACAAATCATAACTTTGTTTAACGTTTTTAATTCCAACCTATTAAAGCTTCAGTCGGCGCAAACAGAAATTGTGGAACTCAATTCGAATCTCGAGATCAAAGTGAGCGAGCGCACGGCTCTATTGAAGGCGACGACCGACGAATTGGAGGCCTTTTCGTATTCTGTCTCTCACGATTTGCGAGCCCCACTGCGTGGGATTGATGGATTTAGTCTTGCCTTGATTGAGGATTACACCCATGTGCTCGATGACACCGGAAAAAGTTATCTCAACTTTATACGAGAAGGTGTTCAAAAAATGGGATATCTCATTGATGATCTCCTAAGGCTTTCGAGAATCAATCGATCCAATTTGGATTTTTCCGAATTCGATATTGCAGAGCTTTTTAAAGAAGTCATTTCCTCGAGCCACAATAGCCTCGACTTCCAAACTCGAACGCCGGAATTTGAAATTCGCGTGATGGGTAAGCATCTTGTTTCTGCGGATCGCGCTCTGATGAAGATTGCCATTGAGAATCTTGTTTCGAACGCCATCAAATATTCTTCGAAGGCCGAGAAGCCGAAGGTCATTTTTGGAGAGCAGGAGACGGAGTCTGGGCCTGTCTTTTTTGTGCAAGATAACGGTGTGGGCTTTGATATGCAGTATTACTCGAAACTTTTCGGCGCCTTTCAAAGATTGCATTTAAATAAAGAATTTAAAGGAAGCGGCATTGGATTAGCCACCGTCAAAAGAGTTTTACAAAGGCACGGCGGTGACGTGTGGGCCGAAGCCGCTGTGGGTGAAGGCGCCACTTTCTATTTTAGATTGCCCGCGCACGCGTACACGGAAATAGCAAAAGAAGATAAATCGGCAGGAGAGGCTTATGCTTAA
- a CDS encoding CsbD family protein, which produces MNQDQAKGKWQEIKGEIRKAWGNITGDDLEQTKGSMEAIGGLIVQKYGSKKEEVSQSLKDIFEKFEKKSVEVSDHVKESLRKDQ; this is translated from the coding sequence ATGAATCAAGATCAAGCAAAAGGGAAATGGCAAGAGATCAAAGGTGAAATCCGCAAAGCCTGGGGAAATATCACCGGTGATGATCTCGAGCAAACCAAGGGCAGTATGGAGGCCATTGGTGGTCTCATTGTTCAGAAGTATGGCTCAAAAAAAGAAGAGGTCAGTCAGTCATTGAAGGACATCTTCGAAAAGTTCGAAAAGAAATCTGTTGAGGTTTCAGATCATGTTAAAGAAAGCTTACGCAAAGACCAGTAA
- a CDS encoding OmpA family protein, whose translation MNANTPLSENKTQTIQQDREHIKTKHTFFVNTLVVAACSGLIACASKVKKVDIASGSNPVQELTNAETKSKELVTKQYDRLSPNLFEKAQDSIAEAREGVQDSDDSDDILEDVGQALGYLREVEANGEKYSKSLETVLAARQNALDAGAHQLMGKELKKADNELADVGEDIEDGDYEVDAKTLARLENNYLDVELRSLKAANLGESQSLIAKAVKNDGDDKAPQSYQEAVALFKSAEKSIEANRRQPSAYTEAVSKALFAANKLNKVTDIAREKKINEAGALTIFEQDLKLQDTSESLARMQERNKSSNEKLSALAQKNNEYAVKETMEKRIAEAKKQFAANEAEVLQDNDKLIVRLRKVNFDTARSEVKPDSYATLEKVKQLFTVVPDAQVTVEGHTDSVGSAKVNKTLSEKRAESVKKYFVSQNAIEDGQITAEGYGFEKPLTTNKTKQGRATNRRVDIIIESKSIQ comes from the coding sequence ATGAACGCAAACACACCCCTCAGTGAAAATAAGACACAAACCATTCAACAGGATCGCGAGCACATCAAGACGAAGCACACCTTCTTTGTTAATACTCTCGTCGTTGCCGCATGCTCTGGGCTCATCGCTTGTGCATCTAAGGTCAAAAAAGTAGATATTGCCTCGGGCTCAAATCCCGTTCAAGAGCTTACCAATGCTGAAACGAAGTCGAAGGAGCTCGTAACTAAACAATATGACAGACTTTCGCCAAATCTTTTTGAAAAAGCCCAGGATTCTATCGCAGAAGCCCGTGAAGGCGTTCAGGATAGCGATGATTCTGATGATATTCTTGAAGATGTAGGTCAGGCTCTTGGGTACCTTCGTGAAGTGGAAGCCAACGGCGAAAAATATAGCAAGTCATTAGAGACGGTTCTTGCCGCTCGACAAAATGCTCTTGATGCTGGAGCTCATCAATTGATGGGTAAAGAGCTTAAGAAAGCCGACAACGAGCTCGCAGACGTAGGTGAGGATATCGAAGATGGCGACTACGAGGTCGACGCCAAGACTTTAGCCCGTCTTGAAAATAACTACTTAGACGTAGAGCTTCGTTCTTTAAAAGCAGCCAACCTCGGAGAGAGCCAATCTTTAATTGCCAAAGCTGTAAAAAATGACGGTGATGATAAAGCTCCCCAAAGTTATCAGGAAGCTGTAGCTCTTTTCAAATCCGCTGAAAAGTCGATCGAGGCGAACCGTCGTCAACCGAGCGCTTACACCGAAGCGGTTTCCAAAGCTTTATTTGCCGCCAATAAATTGAATAAAGTGACCGACATCGCTCGTGAGAAAAAAATCAACGAAGCGGGAGCCCTCACAATTTTTGAACAAGATCTAAAATTGCAAGACACCAGCGAGTCGTTGGCACGCATGCAAGAGCGCAATAAGAGTTCAAATGAAAAATTATCGGCATTAGCTCAAAAGAACAACGAGTATGCGGTTAAAGAAACTATGGAGAAGAGAATTGCAGAAGCCAAAAAGCAGTTTGCTGCGAACGAGGCTGAAGTTCTCCAGGATAATGACAAATTGATCGTACGCTTAAGAAAAGTGAACTTTGATACCGCTCGCTCTGAAGTAAAACCGGATTCCTACGCCACTCTTGAAAAGGTGAAGCAATTGTTCACAGTCGTGCCGGATGCTCAAGTGACAGTAGAAGGTCATACTGATTCTGTCGGTTCTGCGAAGGTGAATAAAACTCTTTCTGAGAAACGTGCGGAGTCTGTTAAAAAGTATTTCGTGAGCCAAAATGCCATTGAAGATGGTCAGATCACTGCCGAAGGCTATGGGTTTGAGAAACCATTGACGACGAATAAGACCAAACAGGGTCGCGCAACAAATCGCCGTGTAGATATCATCATAGAATCAAAGAGTATTCAGTAA
- a CDS encoding Na/Pi cotransporter family protein — protein sequence MDHSSLVIFIGAVALFIYGLNLVSENLQSLSAEKIRNIFQILSNKPYWGVFLGIALTVIFQSSAAVTTMLVGLGAAKVVNLSQVMSLILGTAIGSTITVQLLSFNISKYGLALFGIAFFVNFFSRRRVIKEWMATIMGFGLLFWGLELIRFSTKDLGHSEAFVSALKALQENPFLTLAATGIFTAIVHSSAVTIGLAMALTGHNLISIHDSIFWIFGANIGTTATALIAATGANTIGKRVAWAHCFYKIASVIVFLPVSTYLADWLTTGALERDVANLNTAYNCLAALLFYPGVNAGARFIQSLIPISDEEKEFGVQFLKKSEWESPSIIAAYAEREILRMSDIVLSMIRDSLIILRKGDPDLVASIRKRDDQTDILSRELNLYLAQNLEQAPQAIQMEMIRLMNYSADLESSADVVDNQLLELSAKTHTLKVIFPEDGLRDLEEMYTAVMQVSEMAICCFQTRDRELASKVIFHKREIRKMEQKMREAHISRMVKGSADSINTSSIHLDVLGEYRRIVGLMSNHVYSLLKENDPYNVVPHRE from the coding sequence TTGGACCATTCATCTTTAGTGATTTTTATAGGGGCCGTAGCTCTGTTTATTTACGGTCTCAATCTGGTGAGCGAGAATTTACAAAGTTTATCTGCAGAAAAAATCCGTAATATTTTCCAAATTTTATCAAATAAGCCGTACTGGGGAGTTTTCCTAGGAATTGCTTTGACGGTCATCTTTCAGAGCTCGGCGGCGGTGACCACCATGCTAGTAGGGCTCGGTGCCGCCAAGGTCGTGAATCTCTCCCAAGTCATGAGCCTAATTCTAGGGACAGCGATTGGCTCAACGATTACAGTTCAGCTTTTAAGTTTTAATATTTCTAAATACGGGTTAGCGCTTTTTGGAATCGCTTTTTTCGTTAATTTTTTTAGTCGGCGGCGGGTGATTAAGGAATGGATGGCAACCATTATGGGATTTGGCCTACTGTTCTGGGGGTTAGAACTTATCCGATTCAGCACCAAGGATCTTGGGCACTCCGAGGCTTTTGTTTCTGCTTTGAAGGCGTTACAGGAGAATCCGTTTTTGACTTTGGCGGCGACGGGCATATTTACTGCAATTGTACATTCGAGTGCCGTAACGATCGGTCTGGCGATGGCTCTCACGGGACACAATCTCATCTCTATTCACGACAGTATTTTTTGGATTTTTGGTGCCAACATCGGAACGACGGCCACGGCGCTGATTGCCGCTACCGGGGCCAACACGATAGGGAAGAGAGTGGCATGGGCCCATTGTTTTTATAAAATTGCCAGTGTTATTGTCTTTCTCCCGGTCTCTACTTATCTTGCAGATTGGTTAACGACCGGAGCGCTAGAACGAGACGTGGCCAATCTCAATACGGCCTATAACTGCCTCGCCGCGCTTTTATTTTATCCAGGTGTGAATGCTGGAGCGAGATTTATTCAGTCGCTGATCCCAATATCTGATGAAGAGAAGGAGTTCGGAGTCCAATTTTTAAAAAAATCAGAGTGGGAGTCGCCTTCGATCATTGCGGCCTATGCGGAAAGAGAAATTTTAAGAATGTCTGACATCGTACTTAGTATGATTCGGGATTCGTTGATCATCCTCAGAAAGGGCGATCCTGATCTTGTGGCCAGCATTCGGAAGCGTGACGATCAAACAGATATTCTTTCCCGAGAACTCAACTTATATCTTGCTCAAAATTTGGAGCAAGCGCCCCAAGCGATTCAAATGGAAATGATTCGACTCATGAACTACTCGGCAGATTTGGAGTCCTCAGCCGATGTTGTCGATAATCAACTTTTAGAGCTTTCCGCTAAAACCCATACGCTCAAAGTTATTTTTCCCGAGGATGGGTTAAGAGATCTCGAGGAAATGTACACGGCCGTCATGCAAGTCTCCGAAATGGCGATCTGTTGTTTTCAAACTCGCGATAGAGAGCTTGCCAGTAAGGTAATATTTCATAAGCGTGAGATTCGAAAGATGGAGCAGAAAATGCGCGAAGCGCACATTTCCCGAATGGTTAAGGGGAGTGCGGACTCTATAAATACTTCATCAATTCATCTTGATGTGCTCGGTGAGTACCGACGCATCGTCGGACTCATGTCTAATCATGTGTATTCTCTTCTTAAGGAGAATGATCCGTACAATGTGGTTCCTCACAGAGAATAA
- a CDS encoding radical SAM protein → MCLFMGKATLFNKIHVEITNVCNLQCSFCPEVHRSKKMMSPETFERIIREIQPYTGHIALHLMGDPLVNPHLPKLIGICESYNLPIHVVTNGLLLNAEKQAALLSPTIQQVNFSLHSFVDNFPEKDPIPYLEKVFAFVHEAQKQRPELYINFRLWNLESAEGSSEKNLNLLRKISETFNFMAPTSVDLRSKKSFRIKDRLYLNFDSEFVWPSLELPQLNTRGFCYGLETHVGILVDGSVVPCCLDKEGQMVLGNILQTPFMEIINSERAQKMKIGFRQRQLVEDLCQRCNFIERFSS, encoded by the coding sequence ATGTGCCTCTTCATGGGCAAAGCGACATTATTTAACAAAATTCATGTGGAAATCACCAACGTCTGCAACCTCCAGTGCAGTTTTTGCCCAGAGGTGCATCGCTCAAAAAAAATGATGTCCCCAGAGACCTTTGAACGCATCATTCGCGAAATTCAACCTTACACAGGTCATATTGCTCTCCATCTGATGGGAGATCCGCTCGTCAACCCACACCTCCCAAAACTCATCGGGATTTGCGAGTCTTACAATCTACCCATCCACGTTGTAACTAACGGACTCTTGCTCAATGCGGAGAAACAGGCGGCGCTTTTGAGTCCAACCATTCAGCAGGTTAATTTTTCCCTCCACAGCTTTGTCGATAATTTTCCGGAGAAAGATCCCATCCCGTATCTCGAAAAAGTTTTCGCGTTTGTCCACGAGGCCCAAAAACAACGACCCGAACTGTACATCAATTTTAGACTTTGGAACTTGGAGAGCGCTGAAGGATCCTCTGAGAAGAACTTAAACCTATTAAGAAAAATCTCCGAAACCTTTAATTTCATGGCACCCACATCTGTCGATCTTCGTAGTAAAAAAAGTTTCCGAATAAAAGATCGACTCTACCTCAATTTTGATAGCGAATTCGTATGGCCCTCCCTAGAGCTTCCCCAGTTGAACACTCGGGGATTCTGTTACGGCCTAGAGACTCATGTGGGAATTTTGGTCGACGGCTCGGTAGTTCCTTGCTGTTTGGACAAAGAAGGCCAGATGGTTCTCGGTAATATTTTGCAAACACCTTTCATGGAAATCATTAATTCCGAAAGGGCTCAAAAAATGAAAATTGGATTTCGTCAACGTCAGCTGGTGGAGGATCTTTGCCAGCGTTGTAATTTTATTGAAAGGTTCAGCTCGTGA